The proteins below come from a single Cololabis saira isolate AMF1-May2022 chromosome 2, fColSai1.1, whole genome shotgun sequence genomic window:
- the cenpq gene encoding centromere protein Q, whose amino-acid sequence MKPVRGSSRAPLKAPNRKNKSKKPREGKPNQEQGDDNHLKPAHKRRGVTHPVSKKTRLQNNCMAMPGSAITAVENILDMAILTSLSLSRTKKKEIQEHLNMMKNKFLAQCAELKVPVRKRKGIVNVFQRHREETEKLAIGKKTLRSLEEDLKAVCGALERTEEQITSLQHTCSMLKNELEDEEEKAKQILKLTDQTVLKLLPFPSTQQ is encoded by the exons ATGAAGCCTGTGAGAGGTTCCAGTCGAGCCCCGTTAAAAGCTCCAAATcggaaaaacaaatcaaaaaagCCTCGAGAAGGAAAACCGAATCAG GAGCAAGGTGATGATAACCACCTAAAACCAGCTCACAAGAGAAGAG GAGTAACACATCCAGTCTCCAAGAAGACGAGACTTCAGAACAACTGTATGGCGATGCCGGGCTCCGCCATCACTGCTGTTGAGAACATACTGGACATGGCCATACT AACAAGTCTTTCTTTGAGCCGGACGAAGAAGAAAGAGATCCAGGAACATCTGAATATGATGAAAAATAA gtttttggcTCAGTGTGCAGAGCTTAAAGTACCAGTGCGGAAACGGAAAGGCATAGTGAATGTATTTCAACGCCACCGAGAAGAGACAGAGAAGTTAGCGATTGGAAAAAAGACTCTGAGGTCCCTAGAG GAAGACTTGAAGGCTGTCTgcggtgcactggagaggacgGAGGAGCAGATTACTTCTTTACAGCACACGTGCAGTATGTTGAAAAATGAGTTGGAGGACGAAGAGGAAAAGGCTAAACAG ATTTTGAAATTGACAGATCAAACTGTTCTCAAACTCCTCCCCTTTCCCTCCACACAACAGTGA
- the LOC133420312 gene encoding C5a anaphylatoxin chemotactic receptor 1 produces the protein MNVSQAPSQLQNSSSTTWQEDASRGVQIAVTLLVFLVGVPLNGLVVWALGLRSHRHLVRRGSTEETRAASSFRVYVLNLAVADLILLLRTPLMLGFIAYNYSWPFGGVFCRLIMFLRGLGLYASAFLLCAVALERSLCLLRPVWARLRRPAWAVPLACCLLWALAVILSAPYFHFAVLKDFKGKHYCLESGDFNAALFVTETIAGFMLPLLVFLGSNLAVLINIRHAVPLTPTSSSPSMTRKLNRMYHVLFFTMLLFLTCWVPYFVCRFILALARETHLHSSANAGKYISLYLVYIKSALNPVLYVFAARGLSRAIRKSLVSTIERLFNDEISESIRRKSLKNSMAERPSVV, from the exons ATGAATGTGAGCCAGGCACCGAGCCAGCTGCAGAACTCCAGCAGTACTACCTGGCAGGAGGACGCTTCAAGGGGAGTACAGATTGCTGTTACTCTGCTCGTATTCCTG GTGGGCGTACCACTGAACGGGCTGGTGGTTTGGGCCCTGGGACTGAGGAGTCATCGCCACCTGGTTCGCAGAGGCAGCACCGAGGAGACGCGTGCTGCCAGCAGCTTTCGGGTCTACGTCCTGAATCTGGCCGTGGCTGACCTGATCCTGCTCCTGCGGACCCCTCTCATGTTGGGCTTTATTGCTTACAACTACAGCTGGCCTTTCGGCGGTGTCTTCTGCCGCCTGATCATGTTTCTGCGAGGCCTGGGGCTGTACGCCTCTGCGTTCCTGCTGTGCGCCGTGGCCCTGGAGCGCAGCCTGTGCCTGCTGAGGCCCGTGTGGGCCCGGCTCCGGCGGCCCGCCTGGGCCGTTCCCCTGGCCTGCTGCCTACTGTGGGCGCTGGCCGTCATCCTGTCCGCCCCCTACTTCCACTTCGCCGTCCTGAAGGATTTCAAAGGGAAACACTACTGTCTTGAGAGTGGAGACTTTAATGCGGCCTTGTTTGTCACGGAAACGATTGCAGGTTTCATGCTGCCCCTGCTGGTGTTCCTGGGGAGTAACCTGGCCGTTTTGATCAATATTAGGCACGCAGTTCCTCTGACACCTACATCTTCCTCCCCTTCAATGACACGCAAGCTGAACAGAATGTACCATGTGCTCTTCTTCACCatgctcctcttcctcacctGCTGGGTTCCTTATTTTGTCTGTCGTTTCATTTTGGCTCTGGCACGAGAAACGCATTTGCATTCTTCAGCCAATGCTGGAAAATACATCTCTCTGTACTTGGTGTACATCAAGAGCGCTCTCAACCCTGTACTTTATGTGTTTGCTGCCAGAGGACTGAGCCGGGCCATCAGAAAGTCACTTGTCTCCACTATAGAGCGACTTTTCAACGATGAAATCTCTGAGTCCATACGAAGAAAGTCGCTCAAGAACTCAATGGCCGAGAGACCATCAGTGGTTTAG
- the txnl4b gene encoding thioredoxin-like protein 4B: protein MSLFLPKLTSKKDIDEVIKCVAEKVVVLRFGRDEDSVCLHLDEILSKTAHDLSNMASIYIVDVDKAPIYTRYFDISYIPSTVFFFNGQHMKVDYGSPDHTKFVGSFKTKQDFIDLIEVIYRGAMRGKMIVQSPIDPHNIPKYDLLYHGI from the exons ATGAGTTTATTTTTGCCAAAATTAACTTCCAAAAAAGACATAGATGAAGTTATCAAATGCGTAGCGGAAAAGGTCGTAGTTCTGAGGTTTGGGAGGGACGAAGACTCAGTTTGTCTCCATCTGGATGAGATT CTGTCAAAAACTGCTCATGACCTGAGTAACATGGCGTCAATCTACATTGTGGATGTGGACAAAGCTCCCATTTACACCAGATACTTTGACATCAGCTACATCCCCTCAACAGTTTTCTTCTTTAATGGACAGCACATGAAGGTGGACTATGG CTCTCCAGATCACACCAAGTTTGTTGGCAGCTTCAAAACTAAGCAAGACTTCATCGATCTGATTGAGGTGATTTACAGAGGAGCCATGCGAGGGAAAATGATTGTCCAGAGTCCCATAGACCCTCACAATATTCCCAAATATGATCTTCTCTACCATGGGATttag
- the mrpl16 gene encoding 39S ribosomal protein L16, mitochondrial: protein MMSLVKAAVGGFMGVCRAHGHQQGPLAGHLKILTAAMKTFDIPPDYSGVVLPAKPKLKYMNKVPNLKKAKKEAKKLRDIQGPAKTANAFMTGQYAIVAMGGGYLHWGHLEMIRLTINRKLDSRTTYTRWRVNAPYKPITRKGLGQRMGGGKGAIDHYVTPVRSGRFIVEVGGKVELGEVEHVLIEVAKKLPFPAKVMSRESLAAFQKMQSDMEQNNQNPWTFKQIAQGNMLGIRKVLSPSDLHNHGRYTGKFWLQGRV, encoded by the exons ATGATGTCCCTCGTTAAGGCTGCGGTCGGTGGATTCATGGGAGTTTGTAGAGCTCACGGTCACCAGCAAG GTCCTTTGGCTGGCCACTTGAAAATCCTCACTGCTGCAATGAAGACATTCGACATCCCTCCAGACTACAGCG GTGTCGTACTGCCAGCGAAACCTAAACTAAAGTATATGAACAAGGTGCCTAACTTGAAAAAGGCCAAGAAAGAGGCGAAGAAGCTGAGGGACATCCAGGGTCCAGCTAAGACAGCGAACGCTTTCATGACAGGACAGTACGCCATTGTG GCCATGGGAGGGGGCTACCTCCACTGGGGTCACTTAGAGATGATTCGTCTGACTATTAATCGAAAGTTGGATTCCCGGACCACGTATACGCGGTGGCGTGTTAATGCCCCATATAAGCCCATCACACGTAAAGGTCTGGGTCAGCGCATGGGTGGCGGCAAGGGAGCCATCGACCACTACGTTACGCCGGTCCGTTCCGGGCGTTTTATCGTGGAGGTGGGAGGCAAGGTGGAGCTGGGGGAGGTTGAGCATGTCCTGATTGAAGTTGCCAAGAAGCTTCCCTTCCCTGCCAAG gtaaTGAGTAGAGAGAGCCTGGCAGCCTTTCAAAAGATGCAAAGTGATATGGAGCAGAACAACCAGAATCCCTGGACTTTTAAGCAGATTGCACAGGGCAACATGTTGGGTATCAGGAAGGTGCTTAGCCCCTCTGACCTGCACAACCATGGACGCTATACAGGCAAATTTTGGTTGCAGGGGAGGGTGTGA